The following proteins come from a genomic window of Solwaraspora sp. WMMA2065:
- the ribD gene encoding bifunctional diaminohydroxyphosphoribosylaminopyrimidine deaminase/5-amino-6-(5-phosphoribosylamino)uracil reductase RibD — MAILSEDEAMRRAIDLAVRGLGSVSPNPIVGCVLLDTAGHVVGEGFHAYAGGAHAEIAALAQAGDRARGGTAVVTLEPCNHVGRTGPCSTALVDAGLARVVLAVPDPNPIAAGGTETLRAAGIDVEVGLRAAEAENANIAWLTAVRRRRPYITWKYAATLDGRSAAADGTSMWITSEAARADVHTLRGTADAIIAGVGTVLADDPRLTVRTPGTGGPAVRQPLRVIVDSSGRTPADARVRDAAAGTWIATTADVGADHRGRVDLTALLTALYDRGIRSALLEGGPVLAGAFLRAGLVDRVVGYLALRLLGAGPAALGDAGVHTIADAIDLTIVDVTQVGPDLRITAVPRQKEG; from the coding sequence ATGGCGATCCTCTCCGAAGACGAGGCGATGCGGCGCGCCATCGACCTCGCGGTCCGTGGCCTCGGCTCGGTCAGCCCCAACCCCATCGTCGGCTGCGTCCTGCTGGACACCGCCGGCCACGTCGTCGGCGAAGGCTTCCACGCCTACGCCGGCGGGGCGCACGCCGAGATCGCCGCCCTCGCCCAGGCCGGCGACCGGGCCCGTGGCGGCACCGCCGTCGTCACCCTCGAACCGTGCAACCACGTCGGACGCACCGGACCCTGCTCCACCGCCCTGGTCGACGCCGGGCTCGCCCGCGTCGTGCTGGCCGTACCCGACCCCAACCCGATCGCCGCCGGTGGCACCGAGACGCTGCGCGCCGCCGGCATCGACGTCGAGGTCGGGCTGCGCGCCGCCGAGGCCGAGAACGCCAACATCGCCTGGCTGACCGCCGTCCGTCGGCGCCGCCCCTACATCACCTGGAAGTACGCCGCCACGCTCGACGGCCGCTCCGCCGCCGCCGACGGCACCAGCATGTGGATCACCTCGGAGGCGGCCCGCGCCGACGTCCACACGCTGCGCGGCACCGCCGACGCGATCATCGCCGGCGTCGGCACCGTACTCGCCGACGACCCTCGGCTCACCGTCCGGACCCCGGGCACCGGCGGACCCGCCGTCCGGCAGCCGCTCCGGGTGATCGTGGACAGCTCCGGGCGTACCCCGGCCGACGCCCGGGTCCGGGACGCTGCCGCCGGCACCTGGATCGCCACCACCGCGGACGTCGGCGCCGACCACCGCGGCCGGGTCGACCTCACCGCCCTGCTGACCGCCCTCTACGACCGGGGCATCCGCTCCGCGCTGCTGGAAGGCGGCCCGGTGCTCGCCGGAGCGTTCCTGCGCGCCGGCCTGGTCGACCGGGTGGTCGGCTACCTCGCCCTGAGGCTGCTCGGCGCCGGCCCCGCCGCGCTCGGCGACGCCGGAGTGCACACCATCGCCGACGCCATCGACCTGACCATCGTCGACGTCACCCAGGTCGGCCCCGACCTGCGGATCACCGCCGTACCCCGGCAGAAAGAGGGCTGA
- a CDS encoding polyprenyl synthetase family protein has translation MTATTTAQRDAWARLAAARTLIEPQLRRAVDRLADPIHTVAGYHFGWYAADGSPAEAGWGKGLRGGLALACAEAVGAPADRAVPAAVAVELVHNFTLLHDDVMDGDRTRRGRPTAGAAFGDAQAILAGDALLALAFDTVRGQAAPAAAELCQVLLDLVAGQSADVAFESRTAVGLDACLAMAAGKTASLIGAACAVGAISGGAAPDRIDGLKGYGHHLGMAFQLVDDLLGIWGDPAVTRKPVGADLRQRKKSLPVVFAMGSGTPAGAELTLLYAIPGGFTDGQVARAALLVEQAGGRDWARREADRHRAAALDRLATARPEAGAGTALAQLADLATHRDH, from the coding sequence TTGACCGCCACGACCACCGCACAACGCGACGCCTGGGCGCGACTGGCGGCGGCGCGGACGTTGATCGAGCCGCAGCTGCGCCGCGCCGTCGACCGGCTCGCCGACCCGATCCACACCGTCGCCGGCTACCACTTCGGCTGGTACGCCGCCGACGGCAGCCCGGCCGAAGCCGGCTGGGGCAAGGGGCTGCGCGGCGGCCTGGCACTGGCCTGCGCCGAGGCGGTCGGTGCCCCGGCGGACCGGGCGGTGCCGGCGGCGGTCGCGGTGGAGCTGGTGCACAACTTCACCCTGCTGCACGACGACGTGATGGACGGCGACCGGACCCGGCGTGGCCGGCCCACCGCCGGGGCCGCGTTCGGCGACGCGCAGGCCATCCTGGCCGGTGACGCGCTGCTCGCGCTGGCCTTCGACACGGTACGCGGGCAGGCCGCCCCAGCCGCCGCCGAGCTGTGCCAGGTGCTGCTGGATCTGGTGGCCGGGCAGAGCGCCGACGTGGCGTTCGAGTCACGTACCGCCGTGGGGTTGGACGCCTGCCTGGCGATGGCGGCCGGCAAGACGGCGTCGCTGATTGGCGCCGCCTGCGCGGTCGGCGCGATCAGCGGCGGCGCCGCCCCGGACCGGATCGACGGGCTGAAGGGGTACGGCCACCACCTGGGGATGGCGTTCCAGCTGGTCGACGATCTGCTTGGCATCTGGGGCGACCCGGCGGTGACCCGCAAACCGGTCGGCGCCGACCTGCGGCAGCGCAAGAAGTCGCTGCCGGTGGTGTTCGCGATGGGCAGCGGCACGCCGGCCGGCGCCGAGCTGACCCTGCTGTACGCGATACCGGGCGGGTTCACCGACGGGCAGGTGGCCCGGGCCGCGCTGCTCGTCGAGCAGGCCGGCGGCCGGGACTGGGCGAGGCGGGAGGCGGACCGGCACCGGGCGGCGGCGCTCGACCGGCTGGCGACGGCCCGGCCCGAAGCCGGCGCGGGTACGGCGCTCGCCCAGCTCGCCGACCTGGCCACCCATCGGGACCACTGA
- a CDS encoding GntR family transcriptional regulator, whose translation MIEFRLDRRSGVTPYLQLVQQVRQAVRLGWLQEGDRLPTAREVVAALGINQNTVHKAYRELERDGVVQSRPGVGTFILASLSARRAAWDPAIRTQLAAWVATARAAGLDDDDLRAILAAELAENASPRAADNRPERTG comes from the coding sequence GTGATCGAGTTCAGGCTGGACCGCCGGTCCGGCGTCACCCCGTACCTGCAGTTGGTGCAGCAGGTACGCCAGGCGGTGCGGCTCGGCTGGCTGCAGGAGGGCGACCGGCTGCCGACCGCCCGGGAGGTCGTCGCCGCACTCGGGATCAACCAGAACACGGTGCACAAGGCGTACCGCGAACTGGAACGCGACGGCGTGGTGCAGTCCCGGCCCGGCGTCGGCACCTTCATACTGGCGTCGCTGTCGGCCCGCCGCGCGGCCTGGGACCCGGCGATCCGCACCCAGCTCGCGGCCTGGGTCGCCACCGCCCGCGCCGCGGGCCTGGACGACGACGACCTGCGCGCCATCCTCGCGGCCGAACTGGCCGAGAACGCCTCGCCCCGAGCGGCGGACAACCGGCCGGAGCGGACCGGATGA
- a CDS encoding septum formation family protein: MARRWGVRARLAALLTAASLTTMAGCVPLSPGVDGDLVNGWAAFDEPVHFAPEAGSCHNASRRFIDWESYRPVGCVRYHLVETVHVGTLGDEPAVPFDEDGAADGLIPARRAARAECDRRVNEFLGGPWQTARLQMTVVSPSDAAWTGGARWFGCDVGVVDSPGGPLVDWYGTIKGALHAPGHPLLLTCYDSAAVGVDDEPLTEPLDCDTPHQAEFAGTYVEDKLGYDEVELNDDRVHTRCRKVVADYAKVPNNGDLQYRVGTIYTYSDVLDWAEGDRAIRCFAWRADPLLTGSVRAGGTSALPIQYQ; the protein is encoded by the coding sequence ATGGCGCGACGGTGGGGTGTCCGGGCGAGGCTGGCAGCGCTGCTGACCGCCGCGTCACTGACCACGATGGCCGGCTGTGTGCCGCTGTCGCCGGGCGTGGACGGGGATCTGGTCAACGGCTGGGCCGCGTTCGACGAACCCGTCCACTTCGCACCCGAGGCCGGCAGCTGCCATAACGCTAGTCGGCGCTTCATTGACTGGGAGAGCTATCGACCAGTTGGCTGCGTCCGGTACCACCTGGTGGAGACCGTGCACGTCGGAACGCTCGGCGACGAGCCGGCGGTGCCGTTCGACGAGGACGGCGCGGCGGACGGTCTGATTCCGGCCCGGCGGGCCGCCCGGGCCGAGTGTGACCGAAGGGTGAACGAGTTCCTTGGCGGTCCCTGGCAAACCGCCCGGCTGCAGATGACGGTCGTGTCGCCGTCCGACGCCGCCTGGACCGGCGGGGCCCGCTGGTTCGGCTGCGACGTAGGGGTCGTGGACAGTCCTGGCGGCCCACTGGTCGACTGGTACGGCACCATCAAGGGTGCGCTGCACGCTCCCGGCCATCCGCTGCTTCTGACGTGCTACGACTCGGCGGCGGTCGGTGTCGACGACGAGCCGCTGACCGAGCCGCTGGACTGCGACACCCCGCACCAGGCCGAGTTCGCCGGCACGTACGTGGAGGACAAACTGGGGTACGACGAGGTGGAGTTGAACGACGATCGGGTTCACACCCGGTGCCGCAAGGTGGTGGCCGACTACGCGAAGGTGCCGAACAACGGCGACCTGCAGTACCGGGTGGGCACCATCTACACCTACTCCGACGTCCTGGACTGGGCGGAGGGCGACAGGGCGATCCGCTGCTTCGCCTGGCGGGCCGACCCGCTGTTGACCGGCTCGGTGCGCGCCGGCGGCACCAGCGCCCTGCCCATCCAGTACCAGTGA
- a CDS encoding ABC transporter ATP-binding protein yields MTTLQTTGLGKRYGRSWALRDCTLAVPAGTVTALVGPNGAGKTTLLHLAVGLLTPSAGQVRVGGRPLTGHGHDLARVAFVAQDKPLFAGFTVAEMLHFGQAANPAFDTGGALARLDDYGIPLRQRIRTLSGGQRTLVALTLALGKRAELLLLDEPLADLDPLARTEVMGALMAAVADTGATVVLSSHILADLVDTCDYLLLLNRGRLQVAGGFDELTEAHRVLTGPAELAQRLRAADHPPVHLSVTARQTTALVRQASTVVRGEPATVRGQPASHDDGQVPGLEELVLAYLRNPDAVCLPAPTLVAAGQPAGKDVR; encoded by the coding sequence ATGACCACGTTGCAGACCACCGGCCTGGGCAAACGGTACGGCCGCAGCTGGGCGCTGCGCGACTGCACGCTCGCCGTACCGGCCGGCACGGTCACCGCGCTCGTCGGCCCGAACGGTGCCGGCAAGACCACCCTGCTGCACCTGGCGGTCGGCCTGCTCACCCCCAGCGCCGGGCAGGTCCGGGTCGGCGGGCGGCCACTCACCGGGCACGGCCACGACCTGGCCCGGGTCGCGTTCGTCGCCCAGGACAAACCCCTGTTCGCCGGGTTCACCGTCGCGGAGATGCTCCACTTCGGCCAGGCCGCCAACCCGGCCTTCGACACCGGCGGGGCGCTGGCCCGGCTCGACGACTACGGCATCCCGCTGCGGCAACGGATCCGTACCCTCTCCGGTGGGCAGCGCACCCTGGTCGCGTTGACCCTCGCCCTGGGCAAACGCGCCGAACTGCTGCTGCTCGACGAGCCGCTCGCCGACCTGGACCCGTTGGCTCGTACCGAGGTGATGGGTGCGCTGATGGCCGCCGTCGCCGACACCGGCGCCACCGTGGTGCTCTCCTCGCACATCCTGGCCGACCTGGTCGACACCTGCGACTACCTGCTGCTGCTCAACCGTGGCCGGCTGCAGGTGGCCGGCGGATTCGACGAGCTGACCGAGGCGCACCGGGTGCTGACCGGGCCGGCCGAGCTGGCGCAGCGGCTGCGGGCGGCGGACCATCCGCCCGTACACCTGAGCGTCACGGCCCGGCAGACCACCGCGCTGGTCCGGCAGGCGTCGACAGTGGTACGCGGAGAGCCGGCGACGGTACGCGGGCAGCCGGCCAGCCACGACGACGGGCAGGTGCCCGGCCTGGAGGAGCTGGTGCTGGCGTACCTGCGCAACCCGGACGCCGTCTGCCTGCCCGCGCCCACCCTCGTCGCGGCCGGTCAACCGGCGGGGAAGGACGTCCGATGA
- a CDS encoding cytochrome P450, with protein sequence MTDPRRVDADPAARSRSRPVPRLSLRENLVGMRAMRRDQLAFLQDAVRNHGDIFRIRLGGIPMVVLTNPEHIHHVLVDKHANYDKESFLWRTVRAILREGLIGNRGDETWQRNRRLMQPTFNHASVARFAPNMTGLTADMIHRWAPEAASGAPVDVVGPLTDLALKIVLRSLFGVEPDERSHQFERDFLEVNRRLGDFLRFPFPPLSWRTPSRNRIRALTRKLDGFVRYLIDTRQHERDSDHRDLFSLLRHAVDPVTGTRLTPDQLSNEILAMIIAGYETTSNSISWVYYQLARHPQVQQRVHDEVDTALDGRVPTFDDLPRLPYTRMVIDETLRLFTPAWQTMRRAATDDVVGGYRIPQGTEVLMNLLLLHRYPDFWPDPDRFDPDRFTPAAVAARPRHVYQPFGSGPRHCIGKHFARTELHLITVMLAQTFAVSLPEGAPPVGFAPLVTLHPAGGMWLRLHRR encoded by the coding sequence ATGACCGACCCGCGTCGCGTCGACGCAGATCCGGCTGCCCGCAGCAGATCCAGGCCAGTTCCACGGCTCAGCCTGCGGGAAAATCTCGTCGGGATGCGGGCTATGCGCCGGGATCAGCTTGCATTCCTGCAGGACGCGGTCCGTAACCACGGTGACATCTTCAGGATACGTCTCGGTGGTATACCGATGGTGGTACTGACCAACCCGGAGCACATCCACCATGTCCTGGTCGACAAACACGCCAACTACGACAAGGAAAGCTTTCTCTGGCGTACGGTCCGGGCGATCCTCCGGGAAGGACTGATCGGCAACCGGGGCGACGAGACCTGGCAACGTAACCGCCGGCTGATGCAGCCGACGTTCAACCACGCCAGCGTCGCCCGCTTCGCCCCGAACATGACCGGCCTGACCGCGGACATGATCCACCGATGGGCGCCGGAGGCTGCCTCCGGTGCGCCGGTCGACGTCGTCGGACCGCTCACCGACCTGGCGCTGAAGATCGTCCTGCGGTCGCTGTTCGGCGTCGAGCCCGACGAGCGCAGCCACCAGTTCGAACGCGACTTCCTGGAAGTCAACCGCCGGCTCGGCGACTTCCTCCGGTTCCCCTTCCCGCCGCTGAGCTGGCGCACCCCGTCCCGCAACCGGATCCGTGCACTGACCCGGAAGCTGGACGGCTTCGTCCGCTACCTGATCGACACCCGCCAGCACGAGCGCGACAGCGACCACCGGGACCTGTTCAGCCTGCTACGGCACGCGGTGGACCCGGTCACCGGCACCAGGCTCACCCCGGACCAGCTCTCCAACGAGATCCTGGCGATGATCATCGCCGGGTACGAGACCACCAGCAACTCGATCTCCTGGGTGTACTACCAGTTGGCCCGCCACCCGCAGGTGCAGCAACGGGTGCACGACGAGGTCGACACCGCCCTCGACGGGCGGGTGCCGACCTTCGACGACCTGCCCCGGCTGCCGTACACCCGGATGGTCATCGACGAGACGCTGCGGCTGTTCACCCCCGCCTGGCAGACGATGCGGCGGGCGGCGACCGACGATGTGGTCGGCGGCTACCGCATCCCGCAGGGCACCGAGGTGCTGATGAACCTGCTCCTGCTGCACCGGTACCCGGACTTCTGGCCCGACCCGGACCGCTTCGACCCCGACCGCTTCACCCCGGCAGCGGTCGCCGCCCGGCCCCGGCACGTCTACCAGCCGTTCGGCAGCGGCCCGCGGCACTGCATCGGCAAACACTTCGCCCGTACCGAGCTGCACCTGATCACCGTGATGCTCGCCCAGACGTTCGCGGTCAGCCTGCCCGAGGGCGCGCCGCCGGTCGGTTTCGCACCGCTGGTCACGCTGCACCCGGCGGGCGGCATGTGGCTCCGACTGCACCGTCGCTGA
- a CDS encoding septum formation family protein gives MILQPLRTRMVALLAAASLAVTAGCAAPPPGTDGTLTDGWAGFDEPTTFVPQAGTCHRAEAASGSGRYYRPVDCDELHLVETVHVGTFTGADAQRTTAPVGNVPARETARVECDARAAEFLGDIWQHGLLDMTVLVPPQAAWSAGARWFRCDLTEISSVFRDKVLPRTGSLRGTLADGGALRLGCHDVRWGDDHLEALEPVDCARPHHGEFVGVFDGGTLPGSWPGDEAIQERCLLMIADYADLPVDEDLPYRVATFWFRTGNPSVWAGDLRVRCFLYVPDFTTPLVRSAKGGGPDLFPVW, from the coding sequence ATGATCTTGCAGCCGCTACGGACCAGGATGGTCGCGCTGCTGGCCGCCGCGTCGCTGGCCGTTACGGCCGGCTGTGCGGCACCGCCGCCGGGGACCGACGGCACCCTCACCGACGGTTGGGCCGGGTTCGACGAGCCGACCACCTTCGTCCCGCAGGCCGGCACCTGCCACCGCGCCGAGGCTGCCTCGGGCAGCGGCAGGTACTACCGTCCGGTCGACTGCGACGAACTGCACCTGGTCGAGACAGTCCACGTCGGCACCTTCACCGGTGCCGACGCGCAACGGACGACCGCCCCGGTGGGCAATGTCCCGGCCCGCGAGACGGCCCGCGTCGAGTGCGATGCCCGGGCCGCCGAGTTCCTCGGCGACATCTGGCAGCACGGCCTGCTCGACATGACCGTGCTGGTGCCGCCGCAGGCGGCCTGGAGCGCCGGGGCCCGCTGGTTCCGCTGCGACCTCACCGAGATCAGCAGTGTGTTCCGGGACAAGGTGCTGCCCCGGACCGGAAGTCTGCGCGGCACGCTGGCCGACGGTGGCGCGCTGCGGCTGGGCTGCCACGACGTGCGGTGGGGCGACGACCACCTCGAAGCGCTGGAGCCGGTCGACTGCGCCCGGCCGCACCACGGCGAGTTCGTCGGCGTCTTCGACGGCGGCACCCTGCCCGGCAGCTGGCCCGGGGACGAGGCGATTCAGGAGCGCTGCCTGCTGATGATCGCCGACTACGCGGACCTGCCGGTCGACGAGGACCTGCCCTACCGGGTGGCCACGTTCTGGTTCCGGACGGGGAACCCTTCGGTGTGGGCAGGCGACCTGCGGGTCCGCTGCTTCCTGTACGTACCCGACTTCACCACCCCGCTGGTCCGCTCCGCCAAGGGCGGCGGGCCCGACCTGTTCCCGGTCTGGTAG
- a CDS encoding cytochrome P450, with translation MSPQVRSRAPGGTREIPTVTPGSGVGGTLAFKRDQLAFLGRGVDRYGDIFRFRPLGIPMVLVNHPDYIRHVLVDEGEKYDKNAVLFKVVRPVLRKGLIANPDMDLWRRQRRMMAPHFTPRTVSSFTRNMTDEAEQMLVRWEQNYGRGGTLDVTDEIGQLALRIVNRSLFSAQVGDIAQAFERAFGEANAILGAFFRFPFPPLSVPTPRHRRLRAAIADMDTFVSTFINRRLHEEVPTGEETDLLTLLLHTVDETDGQRMDLEQLHHEVLNICIGAYETTTNTLSWAFYLLARHPRVEAKLHAEVDSVLAGRTPTFEDLPRLPYTRMVADETLRIYSPAYQFMRRASSADVIDGYRVPAGTNMLINSCLLHRHPDFWDDPERFDPERFTPEQVARRPKHVYVPFGSGHRICIGKHFALSELVLVLASVARRHRLVLPPDAPEVRPEALITLHPKGGVHLNLEYR, from the coding sequence ATGTCCCCGCAGGTACGCAGCCGAGCCCCGGGCGGCACCCGGGAGATACCCACCGTCACGCCGGGCAGCGGCGTCGGCGGCACCTTGGCCTTCAAACGCGACCAGCTCGCCTTCCTCGGCCGGGGCGTCGACCGCTACGGCGACATTTTCCGGTTCCGGCCCCTGGGTATCCCAATGGTGCTGGTCAACCATCCCGACTACATCCGGCATGTGCTGGTCGACGAGGGCGAGAAGTACGACAAGAACGCCGTCCTGTTCAAGGTCGTCCGGCCGGTGCTGCGCAAAGGGCTCATCGCCAACCCGGACATGGATCTGTGGCGACGGCAACGGCGGATGATGGCACCGCACTTCACACCCCGTACGGTCAGCTCTTTCACCCGAAACATGACCGACGAAGCCGAACAAATGCTCGTCCGGTGGGAGCAGAATTACGGCCGGGGCGGCACCCTCGACGTCACCGACGAGATCGGCCAACTCGCCCTACGAATCGTCAACCGGTCGCTGTTCAGCGCGCAGGTCGGCGACATCGCGCAGGCCTTCGAACGGGCATTCGGCGAGGCCAACGCGATCCTCGGCGCGTTCTTCCGATTCCCGTTCCCGCCGCTGAGCGTGCCGACCCCCCGGCACCGCCGGCTGCGGGCCGCGATCGCCGACATGGACACCTTCGTGTCAACGTTCATCAACCGCCGGCTGCACGAGGAGGTGCCCACCGGCGAGGAGACCGACCTGCTCACCCTGCTGCTGCACACCGTCGACGAGACCGACGGCCAGCGGATGGACCTGGAACAGCTGCACCACGAGGTGCTCAACATCTGCATCGGCGCCTACGAGACCACCACGAACACCCTGTCCTGGGCGTTCTACCTGCTCGCCCGGCACCCAAGGGTGGAGGCGAAGCTGCACGCCGAGGTCGACTCGGTGCTCGCCGGCCGGACGCCGACCTTCGAGGACCTGCCCCGGCTGCCGTACACCCGGATGGTCGCCGACGAGACGCTGCGCATCTACTCACCGGCGTACCAGTTCATGCGCCGGGCCAGCTCGGCCGACGTGATCGACGGTTACCGGGTGCCGGCCGGCACCAACATGCTGATCAACAGCTGCCTGCTGCACCGGCACCCCGACTTCTGGGACGACCCGGAACGCTTCGACCCGGAGCGGTTCACCCCGGAGCAGGTGGCGCGGCGCCCGAAGCACGTCTACGTGCCGTTCGGCAGCGGCCACCGGATCTGCATCGGCAAACACTTCGCGCTGTCCGAGCTGGTCCTGGTGCTGGCCTCGGTGGCCCGTCGGCACCGGCTCGTACTGCCACCGGACGCACCCGAGGTGCGGCCGGAGGCGCTGATCACCCTGCACCCCAAGGGCGGGGTCCACCTCAACCTGGAGTACCGGTGA
- a CDS encoding response regulator, translating to MVSPEGAESRPDLILVVDDDVDIARFVEVNLRLHGFDVMLAHDGQEALEIIERHRPDLAVVDLMMPRIGGLDLTRRLRADPMTAALPIIMLTAKGMTVDKVVGLTAGADDYLVKPFDTSELIARVSSTLRRNREYREVSPLTGLPGNTRVSREITDRVRSGADYAVGYVDIDRFKSVNDVYGFARGDEFISALARCMHRAVVSIGLPPAFLGHIGGDDFVVVCAPEQVRPIIEQAILDFEKAADELYDPSDARRGYVEVKDRRGKLQKAALVTLSVGVAVSAGSRRFSDPREIITVANEMKSVAKSQPGSYIAVDRRLSTN from the coding sequence GTGGTGAGCCCGGAAGGGGCCGAGTCCCGGCCGGACCTGATCCTTGTCGTCGACGACGATGTCGACATCGCCCGGTTCGTCGAGGTCAACCTGCGGTTGCACGGCTTCGACGTGATGCTCGCCCATGATGGTCAGGAGGCTCTGGAGATCATCGAACGGCACCGCCCGGACCTGGCCGTGGTCGATCTGATGATGCCCCGTATCGGCGGGTTGGACCTGACCCGGCGGCTGCGGGCCGACCCGATGACCGCCGCATTGCCGATCATCATGCTGACCGCCAAGGGGATGACCGTCGACAAGGTCGTCGGGCTGACCGCCGGCGCCGACGACTACCTGGTCAAGCCCTTCGACACCTCGGAGCTGATCGCCCGGGTCAGCTCCACGCTGCGGCGCAACCGCGAGTACCGCGAGGTGTCCCCGCTGACCGGGCTGCCTGGCAACACCCGGGTCAGCCGGGAGATCACCGACCGGGTCCGCAGCGGCGCCGACTACGCCGTCGGCTACGTCGACATCGACCGGTTCAAGAGCGTCAACGACGTGTACGGCTTCGCCCGCGGCGACGAGTTCATCTCCGCGTTGGCCCGCTGCATGCACCGGGCGGTGGTGTCGATCGGGTTGCCGCCGGCGTTCCTCGGCCACATCGGCGGCGACGACTTCGTGGTGGTCTGCGCGCCCGAACAGGTGCGGCCGATCATCGAGCAGGCGATCCTCGACTTCGAGAAGGCCGCCGACGAGCTGTACGACCCGTCCGACGCCCGGCGCGGCTACGTGGAGGTCAAGGACCGGCGCGGCAAACTGCAGAAGGCTGCCCTGGTCACCCTCTCGGTCGGGGTGGCGGTGTCGGCGGGCAGCCGCCGGTTCAGCGACCCCCGCGAGATCATTACGGTGGCCAACGAGATGAAGTCGGTTGCCAAGAGCCAACCCGGCTCGTACATCGCGGTCGACCGCCGGCTGTCCACCAACTGA
- the rpe gene encoding ribulose-phosphate 3-epimerase, with protein sequence MTAPAPLIAPSILAADFSRLADEARAVEGTADWLHVDVMDNHFVPNLTIGLPVVQSLLPATSLPFDVHLMITDPRRWAPGYADAGAYNVTFHAEACDDPVALAKELRSAGAKAGLAVDRDTPVEDYLELLPSFDTLLVMTIKAGFGGQRFIPEMLEKVRAARRHAASGHLELRIEVDGGIAADTIEQAAAAGADAFVAGTAVYGAEDPAEAVRRLRQIAERTAPRW encoded by the coding sequence GTGACCGCACCAGCGCCGCTCATCGCGCCCAGCATCCTGGCCGCCGACTTCTCCCGTCTGGCCGACGAGGCCCGCGCGGTCGAGGGGACGGCGGACTGGCTGCACGTCGACGTGATGGACAACCACTTCGTGCCGAACCTGACCATCGGGTTGCCGGTGGTGCAGAGCCTGCTGCCGGCCACCTCACTACCGTTCGACGTGCACCTGATGATCACCGACCCGCGCCGCTGGGCACCGGGCTACGCCGACGCCGGCGCGTACAACGTCACCTTCCACGCCGAGGCGTGCGACGACCCGGTGGCGCTGGCCAAGGAGCTGCGGTCGGCCGGGGCCAAGGCCGGCCTGGCGGTCGACCGGGACACCCCGGTGGAGGACTACCTGGAGCTGCTACCCAGCTTCGACACCCTGCTGGTCATGACGATCAAGGCCGGGTTCGGCGGCCAGCGGTTCATCCCCGAGATGCTGGAGAAGGTCCGCGCCGCCCGCCGGCACGCCGCCAGCGGCCATCTTGAGCTGCGGATTGAGGTCGACGGCGGGATCGCCGCGGACACCATCGAGCAGGCCGCCGCGGCCGGCGCGGACGCGTTCGTCGCCGGCACCGCCGTGTACGGCGCCGAGGACCCCGCCGAGGCGGTCCGCAGACTGCGGCAGATCGCCGAGCGGACCGCGCCACGGTGGTGA